From the Manihot esculenta cultivar AM560-2 chromosome 3, M.esculenta_v8, whole genome shotgun sequence genome, one window contains:
- the LOC110611067 gene encoding pectinesterase — MATLIRLMSLWLLVSVASMSWAVPLDVNFQAQVQTECSFTRYPSLCKKTLMESRDHPLHVISALVNKTVSETNLPRTYLQTMSSQLEIQDFQLAKSVTDYCEKLVRLSLKQLDRSLSALKESPRKNKNDIQTWLSAALTFQQSCKDSTAGVGNSQISRKMDYLTQLVSNPLALINRITGNNSKLKNNTRSRRLGEEIKDFPKWVSAKDRKLLQSSIIKANAVVAKDGTGNYRTISEAIKAASGGRFVIYVKAGVYKEKIHTNKDGITLIGDGKYSTVITGDDSVAGGSSMPGSATFTITGDGFIARDIGFENTAGPRGEQALALYIASDHSVLYRCSIAGYQDTLFAQALRQFYRECDIYGTIDFIFGNAAAIFQNCYVVLRRPREGAYNVILANGRTDPGQNTGFSLQNCRITASSDFSPVKHNYESYLGRPWKEYSRAVIMESSIDDAIHSRGWIEWPGERSYYKTLYFAEYMNTGPGAGTSKRVNWPGFHVIGAQEAVKFTVGNFIGGTSWLPSTGVTFISGLL; from the exons ATGGCAACGCTGATACGTTTGATGAGCTTATGGCTCCTGGTATCTGTGGCCTCCATGTCATGGGCTGTTCCCTTGGATGTCAACTTTCAAGCACAGGTCCAAACAGAATGTAGCTTCACTCGATACCCTAGCCTCTGTAAAAAAACCTTAATGGAGTCGAGGGATCATCCTCTTCATGTTATATCTGCTCTTGTTAACAAGACAGTTTCAGAGACCAATCTGCCAAGAACCTATCTCCAAACAATGAGCTCCCAGTTGGAAATCCAAGATTTTCAACTTGCTAAATCCGTCACAG ATTATTGTGAAAAGCTTGTCAGGTTGTCGCTGAAACAGCTAGACCGGTCGCTGTCGGCATTGAAAGAATCTCCAAGAAAGAACAAGAACGACATCCAAACCTGGCTAAGTGCAGCCTTGACCTTCCAACAATCCTGCAAAGATTCTACCGCCGGTGTCGGCAACTCCCAAATTTCCCGTAAAATGGATTATCTCACCCAGTTGGTCAGCAACCCTTTAGCTCTTATCAACAGGATTACTGGTAATAATTCTAAGCTTAAAAATAACACCAGAAGTAGACGTCTAGGAGAGGAAATAAAAGATTTTCCCAAGTGGGTATCAGCGAAAGATCGTAAACTCCTCCAAAGTAGCATCATCAAGGCGAATGCAGTGGTTGCCAAAGACGGAACAGGCAACTATAGAACGATTTCAGAAGCTATCAAAGCTGCCAGTGGGGGTAGGTTTGTGATATATGTGAAGGCAGGAGTTTACAAAGAGAAAATTCACACCAATAAAGATGGTATTACTTTGATCGGAGACGGTAAATACTCCACTGTCATCACCGGTGATGACAGTGTCGCCGGAGGTTCCTCCATGCCTGGCTCTGCCACATTCA CAATTACAGGCGATGGATTCATAGCTCGAGACATTGGCTTTGAGAACACGGCAGGACCCCGTGGAGAACAAGCTTTAGCTTTATACATTGCATCTGATCATTCAGTTCTCTACAGATGCAGCATAGCAGGTTACCAAGACACCTTATTTGCACAGGCACTTCGTCAATTCTACAGAGAATGCGACATTTATGGCACAATAGACTTCATCTTCGGCAACGCAGCTGCTATTTTCCAGAATTGCTACGTGGTGCTTCGCCGGCCGCGTGAGGGAGCTTACAATGTAATTCTAGCCAATGGAAGAACAGATCCTGGACAAAATACTGGCTTTTCTCTTCAGAATTGCAGGATAACAGCGAGCTCAGATTTTTCTCCTGTTAAACACAACTACGAATCATATCTAGGCAGGCCCTGGAAGGAATATTCACGGGCAGtgataatggaatcaagcatagATGATGCTATACATTCAAGGGGATGGATAGAGTGGCCTGGTGAAAGATCCTATTATAAAACACTCTACTTTGCAGAGTACATGAACACAGGCCCTGGAGCTGGAACTTCAAAGAGAGTAAATTGGCCTGGATTTCATGTTATTGGAGCACAAGAGGCTGTCAAGTTTACTGTTGGCAATTTTATTGGAGGAACATCTTGGCTGCCTTCTACTGGAGTGACCTTTATATCAGGTCTACTCTGA